One window of Staphylococcus chromogenes genomic DNA carries:
- the betB gene encoding betaine-aldehyde dehydrogenase, with translation MEIVKQLSRRQFIDGEWVESSNKATREIINPYNQEVILEVAEGTTEDVERAILAARRAFDEGVYADETGDVKGQKVRAIADKIKEHREELAQLETLDTGKTLEESRADMDDIHNVFLYFAGLADKVGGEIVNSPIPNTDSKIVKEPVGVVTQITPWNYPLLQASWKIAPALATGCSIVMKPSEITPLTTIRVFEFMEEVGFPKGVVNLVLGAGSDIGDIMSTHKDIDLVSFTGGIQTGKRIMKQAADHVTNIALELGGKNPNVIFDDADFDLAVDQALNGGLFHAGQVCSAGSRIIVHNSIKDDFEKALIDRIKNIKMGNGFDETTELGPLISAAHREKVEGYMEVAKKEGATIAIGGKRPEREDLQDGFFFEPTVITDCDTSMRIVQEEVFGPVVTIEGFDTEEEAIRLANDSIYGLAGGVFTKDIGKANRVAKKMRMGTVWINDFHPYFAQAPWGGYKQSGIGRELGHEGLEEYLETKHILLNTQPEPIEWFGKNND, from the coding sequence ATGGAGATTGTAAAACAATTATCACGCCGTCAATTTATCGATGGTGAGTGGGTTGAGAGCAGTAATAAAGCTACACGTGAAATTATTAATCCTTATAATCAAGAAGTCATTCTCGAAGTGGCTGAAGGGACAACGGAAGATGTTGAACGTGCAATTTTAGCAGCACGTCGCGCATTCGATGAAGGGGTTTATGCGGACGAAACAGGTGACGTGAAAGGCCAAAAGGTACGTGCTATTGCAGATAAAATCAAAGAACACCGCGAAGAACTCGCGCAACTTGAAACGTTAGATACAGGGAAAACGTTAGAAGAATCTCGTGCAGATATGGACGATATTCATAACGTATTTTTATATTTTGCAGGGTTAGCTGATAAAGTGGGCGGAGAAATTGTGAATTCTCCAATCCCAAATACAGACAGCAAGATTGTGAAAGAACCCGTTGGCGTCGTGACACAAATCACGCCTTGGAATTATCCATTACTTCAAGCGTCATGGAAAATTGCGCCAGCACTCGCAACAGGATGTTCTATCGTTATGAAACCAAGTGAAATCACGCCATTAACAACCATTCGCGTGTTTGAATTTATGGAAGAAGTCGGTTTCCCTAAAGGAGTTGTGAATCTTGTCTTAGGTGCAGGTTCTGACATTGGGGACATCATGTCAACACATAAAGATATCGATCTCGTCTCATTTACAGGCGGTATTCAAACAGGGAAACGCATTATGAAACAAGCGGCAGACCATGTGACAAACATTGCACTCGAGCTTGGTGGTAAAAATCCTAATGTGATTTTCGATGACGCGGACTTTGATTTAGCAGTAGACCAAGCACTCAATGGAGGGTTATTCCATGCAGGTCAGGTGTGTTCTGCAGGTTCACGTATCATCGTGCATAATTCAATCAAAGATGATTTTGAAAAAGCATTAATCGACCGTATTAAAAACATTAAAATGGGCAACGGTTTTGATGAAACGACAGAACTTGGACCCCTAATTTCTGCGGCACATCGCGAGAAAGTTGAAGGCTATATGGAAGTTGCGAAAAAAGAAGGCGCGACGATTGCGATTGGCGGTAAACGTCCTGAACGTGAAGATTTACAAGACGGTTTCTTCTTTGAGCCGACGGTCATCACAGATTGTGATACGTCAATGCGTATTGTTCAAGAGGAAGTCTTCGGTCCGGTCGTAACGATTGAAGGATTCGACACAGAAGAAGAAGCGATTCGTCTCGCAAATGATTCTATTTATGGTTTAGCAGGCGGTGTCTTCACGAAAGATATCGGCAAAGCAAACCGTGTGGCGAAAAAGATGCGCATGGGTACTGTGTGGATTAACGATTTCCATCCTTACTTTGCACAAGCGCCATGGGGTGGCTACAAGCAGTCAGGTATTGGACGTGAGCTAGGTCATGAAGGCTTAGAAGAATATTTAGAAACAAAACACATTTTATTAAATACACAACCAGAACCTATCGAGTGGTTTGGTAAAAATAACGATTAA
- the cudC gene encoding choline uptake/conversion transcriptional regulator CudC: MKQPKSYESQLETAKDIVINSIAETMDLYGINRSVGNLYGIMLFKDSMTLDEMRQELQMSKPSMSAGVKKLQELDVVKQRFTRGSRKQHFEAEKDFFDFFSNFFTKKWQREYTVNFAAVKEAEAIINSILAADDVDEATREEAEEIKAHLAHSRVYYHWLENISQAIQTGEIFEHYPIPDPEETEK; encoded by the coding sequence GTGAAACAACCTAAATCTTATGAATCACAATTAGAAACAGCCAAAGATATCGTCATCAATTCCATAGCCGAGACAATGGATTTGTACGGTATTAATCGCAGTGTCGGAAATTTATACGGCATTATGCTCTTTAAAGACAGCATGACGTTAGATGAAATGCGCCAAGAACTCCAAATGAGTAAACCAAGCATGAGCGCTGGCGTTAAAAAACTACAAGAGCTCGATGTCGTTAAACAACGTTTTACACGTGGAAGCCGTAAACAACACTTTGAAGCCGAAAAAGACTTTTTCGACTTCTTCAGTAACTTTTTTACAAAAAAATGGCAACGTGAATACACCGTGAACTTTGCGGCTGTGAAAGAAGCTGAAGCCATCATTAATTCCATTTTGGCAGCGGACGATGTTGATGAAGCGACCCGTGAAGAAGCTGAAGAAATCAAAGCACATTTGGCACATTCACGTGTATATTATCACTGGCTAGAAAATATCAGTCAGGCGATACAAACAGGAGAAATTTTTGAACATTACCCTATTCCAGATCCTGAGGAAACAGAAAAATAA